A window of Tepidisphaeraceae bacterium contains these coding sequences:
- a CDS encoding ATP-grasp domain-containing protein codes for MPTHFLFSAHPLRASLVEEMFGDQYGAVQAAGFTASVCPDAALRAARPLRDIPAGATIVYRGWMLNAGDYARLAGAVGDAGAGLLTSPAAYLAAHHLPNWYPLIEAFTPETRVLTMGDDLEVQLRSLGWDAFFIKDYVKSIKTSDGSIIRDPSQIGHVVSEMERLRGEVEGGLCVRRVEPFVAKTERRYFVLQGKAFGPDDEPVPELVAQVAERIPSPFFSVDVVVRTDGALRIVEVGDGQVSDLVGWSAERFAAIWPRTSEAAG; via the coding sequence ATGCCCACGCACTTCCTATTCTCGGCCCACCCGTTGCGCGCTTCGCTCGTGGAGGAAATGTTCGGCGACCAGTACGGAGCCGTGCAGGCCGCCGGGTTCACCGCCTCCGTCTGTCCCGACGCCGCCCTACGTGCGGCCCGCCCGCTGCGCGATATCCCCGCCGGGGCGACCATCGTGTATCGCGGCTGGATGCTCAACGCTGGCGACTACGCCCGCCTAGCCGGTGCGGTCGGCGACGCGGGCGCAGGCCTCCTGACCTCCCCCGCTGCGTACCTGGCCGCCCATCACCTGCCGAACTGGTACCCGCTGATTGAAGCGTTCACGCCAGAGACGCGCGTGCTGACGATGGGCGACGACCTGGAAGTTCAGCTTCGGTCGCTCGGCTGGGACGCGTTCTTCATTAAGGACTACGTCAAGTCGATCAAGACGTCCGACGGCTCGATCATCCGCGACCCATCGCAGATCGGGCACGTCGTTTCCGAGATGGAGCGATTGCGCGGCGAGGTCGAGGGCGGACTGTGCGTCCGTCGGGTCGAGCCGTTCGTCGCCAAGACGGAGCGGCGATACTTCGTATTACAGGGCAAAGCGTTCGGGCCGGACGACGAGCCGGTGCCCGAGTTGGTCGCGCAGGTCGCTGAACGAATCCCGTCGCCGTTCTTCTCGGTCGACGTGGTCGTTCGAACGGACGGAGCCCTGCGGATCGTGGAGGTCGGCGACGGACAGGTGTCCGACCTCGTAGGCTGGAGCGCCGAACGCTTCGCGGCCATTTGGCCGCGAACTTCCGAAGCGGCGGGTTAG
- a CDS encoding FG-GAP-like repeat-containing protein, with amino-acid sequence MNQRQIGTGVHRAPVAEAVERRVMFAVSFGTSATLAPIGTNTQDVAVADLNADGKLDVAAVTLSGGVSVFAGNGDGTFGARGDVDLSATVPDLTVIRAADLNGDALPDLVVTGATRGDVAVLINLGDLSFATPVTYATAGATYDVDLADFDKDGDLDLVYCSGTTAIIGILLNDGAGTFIAGATRTTAAPSRAIAATDWELDGDVDVVVATRDGENAIAVLLNAGDGTLPTIRKAQRMGSAKAIALADFNGDAKPDVLSFNEIGRRFASYGLETNFQDAIRRSRIYAEMRGDPVGGDYVDYDQDGDRDIVVLYANGRLVEVGQPRPYTYFDTELFDGSPANRFATADFNADGKPDFVLATADGLIVLQNGSSGGGGGGGGGGGDGVTPGDTDRDGVAGEPAALDLAITKLTLPPVFVPGDKGSVTVGLTNAGDATASGRVTVELFASADDTIDDGDAPLDTGTALANRPVRVAAGRTASLTGRFVVPAALANGSYSVLAKVTPLDVVGLSEPATSASTQTVQKVTSFGQVGDRRNVRYTFTDADGTLVTYALSGAGTGVVSDDGTSVTLDGTTAASRFTATTRAMRATSGSDALTSIANLTVNGPIAGITGKGLQLSGSLSVGDVRTVVLADLIGATDDVAVTLSGTTPVSITLGNVRNAVVISTAGIRSLRAGSWAAGAFATDRITAPWISALTVKQGWAADVVLSGIGAAGGNALGSARIGQGLNAALWSVAGNVGAVTVGGDVANGWVANIAGNLRSITTKGNFTGGSLAAANVGTFAVTGDVSGSTVRAGWYFGADNLADTPDDTGVVGSIAQVAIRNSLASSSFWAGVDTIGEPMAGGQIRRIGAIETVAPTGVEFRAATLPRTVRFDGVTLATDEDPRFVTMA; translated from the coding sequence ATGAACCAGAGACAAATCGGAACGGGTGTTCACCGTGCGCCAGTCGCGGAGGCGGTCGAGCGGCGGGTGATGTTCGCGGTATCGTTCGGCACGAGCGCGACCCTGGCACCGATCGGCACCAACACGCAGGACGTCGCCGTCGCAGACCTCAATGCCGACGGCAAGCTCGACGTGGCCGCCGTAACCCTTAGTGGTGGCGTGAGCGTGTTCGCTGGCAATGGCGATGGCACGTTCGGCGCACGTGGCGATGTCGACCTTTCCGCGACCGTCCCCGACCTGACCGTCATCAGGGCGGCGGACCTCAACGGTGACGCGCTGCCCGACCTGGTCGTCACCGGCGCGACGCGCGGCGACGTCGCGGTGCTCATCAACCTCGGAGACCTTTCGTTTGCAACCCCGGTGACCTACGCGACCGCTGGCGCCACGTACGACGTCGACTTGGCCGACTTCGATAAGGATGGGGACCTCGACCTCGTCTACTGCAGCGGGACGACCGCGATCATCGGCATCCTGCTCAACGACGGCGCCGGCACGTTCATCGCCGGCGCCACCCGCACAACGGCCGCCCCCTCGCGAGCCATCGCCGCGACCGACTGGGAGCTGGACGGCGACGTCGACGTGGTCGTCGCCACCCGCGACGGCGAGAACGCCATCGCCGTCCTGCTCAACGCCGGTGACGGCACGCTGCCCACCATCCGCAAGGCGCAACGGATGGGCTCCGCCAAGGCGATCGCCCTGGCCGACTTCAACGGCGACGCCAAGCCGGACGTGTTGTCGTTCAACGAGATCGGGCGCCGCTTTGCCTCGTATGGTCTCGAAACCAACTTTCAGGACGCCATCCGCCGCTCACGCATCTATGCTGAGATGCGGGGCGACCCCGTCGGCGGCGACTACGTCGATTACGATCAGGACGGCGATCGCGACATCGTTGTGCTCTACGCCAACGGTCGCCTCGTCGAGGTGGGTCAGCCCCGGCCATACACCTATTTCGATACCGAGCTATTCGATGGTTCTCCCGCCAACCGCTTCGCGACCGCCGACTTCAACGCAGACGGTAAGCCCGACTTCGTCCTCGCTACGGCAGACGGGCTAATCGTGCTGCAGAATGGTTCGTCCGGAGGTGGTGGTGGCGGCGGTGGCGGCGGTGGCGATGGCGTTACGCCCGGAGATACCGACCGCGATGGTGTGGCTGGCGAGCCGGCAGCGCTGGACCTGGCCATCACGAAGCTCACGTTGCCACCTGTTTTCGTCCCGGGCGACAAGGGTAGCGTCACGGTCGGCCTCACCAATGCCGGCGACGCCACGGCCAGCGGGCGCGTGACGGTCGAGCTGTTCGCGTCGGCCGACGACACGATTGACGACGGCGACGCGCCGCTCGACACCGGCACCGCGCTGGCCAACCGGCCCGTGCGCGTCGCCGCCGGCCGTACCGCGTCGTTAACCGGTCGGTTCGTCGTCCCCGCAGCGCTGGCCAACGGTTCGTACTCGGTGCTGGCCAAGGTCACCCCGCTCGATGTGGTCGGCCTGAGCGAACCGGCGACCAGCGCATCTACCCAGACGGTCCAGAAGGTCACAAGCTTCGGCCAGGTCGGGGACCGCCGGAACGTCCGGTACACTTTCACGGATGCCGACGGCACGCTCGTCACCTACGCGCTGAGCGGCGCCGGCACGGGCGTCGTCAGCGACGACGGCACGTCGGTCACCCTGGATGGCACCACCGCCGCGAGCCGGTTCACCGCCACCACCCGTGCTATGCGCGCCACGTCGGGCAGCGATGCCCTGACGTCGATCGCAAACCTCACCGTCAACGGTCCGATCGCGGGCATCACGGGTAAGGGGCTGCAACTGAGCGGCTCGTTGAGCGTTGGCGACGTGCGGACAGTCGTGCTGGCGGACCTGATCGGCGCGACCGACGACGTCGCAGTGACGCTGAGCGGCACGACGCCCGTGTCGATCACGCTCGGCAACGTCCGGAACGCGGTCGTGATCTCGACGGCGGGCATCCGGTCGCTAAGGGCCGGCAGTTGGGCCGCCGGTGCGTTCGCCACTGATCGGATCACCGCGCCGTGGATCTCCGCTCTGACCGTCAAGCAAGGCTGGGCTGCGGACGTCGTACTGAGCGGAATTGGGGCAGCCGGGGGGAACGCGCTTGGCAGCGCGCGGATCGGCCAAGGGCTTAACGCGGCCCTCTGGTCGGTCGCTGGCAACGTTGGCGCGGTCACGGTGGGTGGCGACGTGGCCAACGGGTGGGTCGCGAACATCGCGGGCAACCTCCGGTCGATCACGACGAAGGGCAACTTCACCGGCGGCAGCCTCGCCGCCGCCAACGTTGGCACGTTCGCGGTCACGGGAGACGTGTCGGGCTCGACCGTTCGAGCCGGCTGGTACTTTGGTGCCGATAACCTCGCCGACACGCCCGACGATACCGGCGTCGTCGGCAGCATCGCCCAGGTGGCGATCCGAAACAGCCTGGCATCGTCAAGCTTCTGGGCGGGCGTCGACACCATCGGCGAGCCAATGGCGGGCGGGCAGATCAGGCGCATCGGCGCAATCGAGACGGTCGCGCCGACGGGCGTGGAGTTCCGTGCCGCCACGCTCCCGCGAACCGTCCGCTTCGACGGCGTGACCCTCGCGACGGACGAGGACCCGCGATTCGTGACGATGGCGTAA